GCGCACTGGAACAAAGCTTTAAACAGAACGATCAGAATTTCTTTGAAATGTTGATCCTCAACCTGCTTTATACCAAAAACTCCATTGGACTGGATGAAGTCCAATCAGCTTGTATGGGCCAAAAGCTGGATGCTGGCCGTTTGCCCCTCTCTGTACCGGAGCTGGGCCGCCGCCCGGTTGCCTATGCTGAACAGATCATCAAATTGTTAAAAGAACCAGCTGAACCGCGTGTTTTGAAAAACTGTCTGGAATTCTTCTTTGAATCTATTCTGGTGTTACACCTGATCAAATTTGACAAAGAATTCAAAAATGCTGTCACCCATTTTGAAGCAGAAAAAGAAAATCTCGCAAAACCCTTACAAGGGGTGGTTGATGGTGTTCTCGGCCTGATTGACCGGGTCCTCTTTGCCCGTCAACAAGCCCGTGAGACAGGCGAAGACACAACCATGCAAACCAAAGATACCATTAATCATACCATCGGCAAGTTTATGACAGCCTATGAAAACATGTATGAAAAAATGAAGAAATAAGGCAGCGGTTTCATGGTCGATAAAGTTACAGCGTGTATTGTGATTATCGGCAATGAAATTCTTTCTGGCCGTACCCAAGACAGCAATCTTAATTTCCTTGCCACAGAATTAAACAAACTGGGTATTCAGGTTGGTGAAGCCCGTGTCATCCCTGATATTGAAACTGTCATTATTGATACAATCAATTATGCCCGCAACACCTATGATTATGTCTTCACCACAGGCGGTATTGGCCCCACCCATGATGATATTACATCCGCCTGTGTTGCCAAGGCTCTGGGCTACGACTTTGCCCGCAACCCAGAAGCCGTTGCCATGCTGGAAAGCCATTACAAGCCAGAAGACCTGAATGAAGCCCGTTTACGGATGGCAGATACCCCCGTTGGGGCTATTCTGATTGAAAACCCCATCAGCAAGGCACCAGGGTTTCAAATTGAAAATGTCTTTGTCTTGGCAGGTGTTCCACGTATCGCCCAAGCTCTGTTTGATAACCTGAAAAACCGTTTAACAGGGGGGATAACCGTCCTGTCAAAAACCGTTTCAACCGATTTGGGCGAAGGGATCATTGCAGATCCCCTAGCCTCCCTTCAGGAAAAATTCCCCCATATTGACATGGGCAGCTACCCTTATTTCAAAGATGGCCGTTTGGGTGTTTCCATGGTCCTGCGCCATCATGATGAAACAAGCTTGCAAGAATGCGAACAAGCGCTGAAAGAAATGGTTGAAACGCTCGGCGGAAACATTATCTTTTCCTTATGAAACGAGAATTCCAGAAACTCCATTGGACGGCGCGCACGACGCTGATTTTCCTGTTCCAACATTTGGTTGCGGGCATTCTGGGCGGTATTTTCTTTGGCGTTCTGCTACTTTATTTTGATGTCAGCAATCTCTGGACCATGATTTCGTCTTCACAAGATCGCTGGCTGGTCCTGATTATGATGTTTACAGGATTGGCACTGACTTTTGGCAGCATCGGCATGGGCTGGGGTATTTTCAGTCTGGCACAGGAGCGCGACGACCCCCCCAGCAATCATACCTATTATTAACGGCGTAAAACCGTCTGATCAAAGGGCAAGCGGTCCTGCCAACCAAAGCGCACCAGCTCGGGGACATCATGTTCTTCTTCGGGATAGCCAATACAAAGATATGCAACCAAGTCCCAGCTATCCTGCTGAATATCCAGAATTTCCTTAATCATATCCGGTTCAATAATAGATACCCAGCCGATGCCGACCCCTTGGGCACGTGCCGATAACCACAGTGTCTGAATACTGGACACAACCGAATATTTCAGTGTTTCCGGCATGGTCTTTTGCCCCAGCCCTTGCCCAACCGTGGTGTGGCTATCGCAAAAAACCGCCACCTGGGCTGGCGCACGATCCAGTCCGGATAATTTCAGCGAGGCATAGGTCTCAGCCTTTTGACCATCATAATCTTTAAGTGCCTCTTGATTACAGGCTTCAAAATTATCACGGATGGCTTTGCGGCAATTCTGATCTTCCACCACAACAAAACGCCACGGCTGGCTATTGCCCACAGACGGTGCCAACGTGGCTGTTTCCAACAAATTATCTAACAACCCTGAGGGCAGCGGGTCTGTTTTAAAATGACGCACATCACGACGCCAGCGAAACAGTGCATCCAGTTGTTGCTGAAATTGGAGGTCAAAAACGGGTGGTGTCGGCATAAAAAAATCCCTGTATTTTTAGGGAGGGACTGTACTGCCTTTGGCACAAAATAAAAAGTCTCATTTGCGACAATAAGCTTCAAACTCTTCAGGCGCCAAGGGCTTGCTATAATAATAGCCCTGGATCATGTCACATTCCTGTTCCATCACAAATTTGCGTTGCTGCGGGCTTTCCACCCCTTCGGCCACCACTTTAATGCCCAGTTTATGCGCCATAACAATGATCGCTTCAACAAGGGCTGCATCCCCTTCATCACGATCCACATCCATAATAAAGGCCCGGTCAATTTTCAACACATCAAAGGAAAAACGTTTCAAGTAATTCAAAGATGAATAGCCTGTTCCAAAATCATCCAGATAAATCTGAACACCAAGATCACGGATATTTTCCAGTAATAATGCCGCCCCGTCCGGGTCTTGCATCACCAGCGTTTCCGTAATTTCCAAAGACAGCTGCTTGGGTCGAACCCCATATGCCTGCATCACCCCTTGCAGTTTTTCAACCAAGTTTTGATTGCGCAACTGATGGGGAGAAAGGTTCACCGCCACACGAATATCCTTAAGCTCCTCAACCGACTGCCAGTCATGAATTTGCTGACAGACCTGTTCCAGAACCTGCGCCCCAATCTCGTCAATCAGCCCGGTCTCTTCGGCAATAGAGATAAAATAGCCCGGCCCGACAAGCCCCCTGGCCGGGTGGTTCCAACGCGCCAATGCCTCACAGGAAATGACATCGCCGCTTTTCACATCCACAACAGGTTGATAGTGAACAACAAATTCCTTCTTATCAATTGCCTGGCGTAATTCACGTTCCAGAACCATCGCCTCATGGGCGATTTTATTCATCTCAGGCGTATAGAAACGGAAACTGTTACGCCCCGCTTCCTTCGCCTGATACATGGCCGTATCGGCATTTCGCATCAAAGCTTCCAACGCCACCCCATCATCGGGATAAACCGTAATCCCGACACTGGCGGTCAAAAAGATATCATGGTCCAGCACCGAAAACGTCTGCGACATTTCTGCCAGAATTTTATTGGCAACCTTTTCAATATCATAGGAATGTTTGATATCTGGAATAATGACGGTGAACTCATCCCCGCCAAGGCGCGAAACCGTATCTGTTTCACGCACACAGCCGAGTAATCTTTTTGACGCATCCATCAACAGGGCATCACCGACATTATGCCCCAATGTATCATTCACCGACTTAAAACGATCCAGATCGAGAAACATCAGGGCAACCTGCGTCCCATTTCTTTTGGCGCGCATCATCGCACGGCTGAGGCGATCCAAAAACAGGTTACGGTTGGGCAGACTGGTCAAGCCATCATAATTGGCCTGATGCTTGATCAGTTCTTCCGCCTTCTTTCGTTTGGTAATATCACTAAAGACTGCCACATATTGACAGATATCCCCCTGTTCATCGTGAACAGAAGAAATCGACAGCCATTCGGCATAAAGATCACCATTTTTACGACGGTTCCAAATTTCACCCTGCCAGCGCCCACGCTCACTTAATTGCAGCCACATGGTATGATAAAATTCCTGATCCTGACGCCCGGAACTTAAAAAACCGGGATCACGCCCCAGAACCTCTTCCTCGCTATATCCCGTTACTCGCGTGAAAGACGGGTTCACAGCCTGAATTCTGTTTTGTGTATCGGTCACAACAATGGCTTCTGAGGTGGTGTCAAACACCGTTTGTGCCAAACGCAATTCATTTTCATAGAGTTTGCGTTCTGAAATATCAACAACAGCCCCGACAATACCGCTTTTGCCATCCGCACCTGTATAACGCGCCTTATGTGACAACACATGATGATCCCCATCAGAACGGGGCAGGGACATTTCAACCAATTCCTCCCCGCCTTCTTTCAGCAGGGTTGCATTATGTTTTTGTAAATCCTGTGCAATCTCATCGGGATAAAAAACATCAATGGACTTGCCAAGAATATCTTCAATGGGGCGTTCCAGAAAATCCGCCATTGCCGTATTGCAGCCTAAGAACCTGAGTTCCTCATCCTTATAATAAATCGGGGTGGGAACGGTATCTATGATGGTTTGCAAGAATTTGGCTTGTTCTGCCATTGCCTTATGGTTTTCAGCAACTTTTTGTTCCAGTTGCGCCACATGCAAGGCACGCAGGACGCTTTGTTCCAGCTTCAACCAAAAATCAATCCCGCTGTTTTTTAATAAAAAGTCCTGAGCCCCAGCCTGCATGGCATCAATAATAACTTGCCTGTCATCGGCCCCGGTCAACATCACCACCGCAACAAGATTATCATTGCATCGTAACGTCTTAAGCATTTCCAGCCCAGTCATCCCCGGATCCATGACCTGATCCAGCACAATCAAATCGACAGGCTGATGTTCCAGATATTCAAAAGCTTCTTCTGCATTTTTACAGCTGGAAACCTGATACTTTTTTTTCGCCAGAAAAGCACTGACCACACGGCGAATCACTGGGTCATCATCGACGATCAGGACATGCGTATCATTGGCGTTGCTGGACATTGGAAAGGTAAAATCCCTGCGATCAGTATTTTCTTATGATTTTGTGTGTTTTATCCTAATTTAACCTATAGTGCTAAGGATTTATATATCTCTTTATAGATAACTTGCGAACAGCCCCTGTTTAACGCACACTAAAATCAAACCATAGCAAGGAGAACGCCGATGTCATTTCAACTCGTTTTACCGTGGCTGGTCATGCTTCCTATGATTTATGGCAGCACTTTAATTGGTGTTCCCATGTTTCTCGCCATTTTTCTTGCCGCAATCGGCCTGTCAGCCATGCACATCTGTGATATGAAATGCACAAAAGCCGAAGAAGAGGCAAAAGAAGGCTGTTAGACCCTAAACCAGACTTTCCGCCCGCTTGGACAGTTTACGTAAAATCCGGTCCAGTGCGGCATATTCTTCTGTGGATAAAGACGCACTGACGTCATCTTCAAAATCCAGTGCAAGCTTGCCAAGGCGGGCAAAAACCTCTTTACCGACCGGCGTCAGTTTCAACAAGTTGCGGCGACGATCAACCGTATCGCCTTCGCGTTGAATCCAGCCTTTTTTCTCCAATCGGGCCACAGCACGAGACACCTGTACTTTATCCAAATGGGAATGGGCACCAATCTCATGGCCGCTTTGGGGTTCATAGTGACCTAAATTTGCCATAACGCGCCATTCACCAATGGTCATGTCATATTCTTTGGAATAACGCTTGGAAAACCCCTGACTCATCAAATGGGCAATCACAGCCATGCGGTAAGGCAGATATTGCTCCAGAATTAAGTCCCGTTGTACTTCATCTTCTTCGTCACGAAGCAGCATATCCCATGCCTTCCTTGTAAGCGTTTTGCAATCAAAGTGTTATAACGTCCCCACACTATTTTTTGCAAGGTCTTGGCATTTTTTACTTGAATTGGTTTCAAATGAAATTATTATTAAGCGAAACTAATTCACCTTCGATCAGATGTTAAGGAAGCCAGCCCCATGAAACTTGCCACGTTAAAAGACGGATCCCGCGATGGACAACTTGTTGTCGTCTCAAAAGACCTGACCTCCTATGTTTCTGCTGCCTCCATTGCAGCCAACCTGCAAACGGCTCTTGATAATTGGGCTGAAACCTCTGTCAAACTGCAAGCGCTATCAGATGAACTGAACAACGCTCAAGCAACAAACGCACAAGAGTTTGATCAAAGCCAATGTATGCCCCCCCTGCCACGCAGCTACCAATGGGCTGACGGTTCTGCCTACGTCAACCATGTGGAACTGGTGCGCAAGGCCCGTGGGGCTGAACTACCGGACAGCTTCTGGACAGACCCGCTGATGTATCAAGGTGGCTCTGACGACTTCATTGGTCCGCGTGAGGATATTCCGCTGGCCTCTGATGAATGGGGCGTGGATTTTGAGGCGGAGATCGCCGTTATTACCGATGACGTGCCCATGTCCTCCACCCCAGAAGACTGCAAGAACCATATCAAACTGCTCATGCTGGTGAATGATTGCTCCCTGCGCGGCCTGATCCCCGGTGAACTGGCAAAAGGCTTTGGCTTCTTCCAATCCAAGCCCGCTTCCGCCTTTTCCCCGGTCTGTATCACACCAGATGAATTGGGTGATGCCTGGGATGGGGAAAAAGTCAACCTGCCGCTTCTCTCTACTCTCAATGGCGACGCCTTTGGTAAGCCCGAAGCGGGCGTTGATATGACTTTCACTTTCCCGAAACTGGTGTCCCACATCTGTAAAACCCGCAATGTGGGGGCTGGTTCCATTATCGGGTCCGGCACCGTTTCCAACAAGATGAACGGCGGACCGGGTAAGCCCGTTTCAGAAGGCGGGGTTGGCTATTCCTGTATTGCTGAAATCCGCATGATTGAAACCATTGAAAATGGCGAGCCTTCCACCCCGTTCATGAAATTTGGGGACACCATCAAAATCGAAATGAACGACAAAAACGGTCAGTCCATTTTCGGCACTATTGAACAGACTATGGTGAAAAACTGATGAAGCTTTATGACTACTGGCGTTCATCTGCGTCTTATCGTCTGCGTATTGCCCTGAATTTGAAAAATATCCCTTATGAACATATCTGTGTTCATCTGGTCAAAGGTGGCGGACAACAACATAGCGCGGATTATAAGGCGAAGAACCCGCAAGGCTTTGTCCCCGCCCTGGAATTAGAGGACGGCACCATCCTGACCCAATCCATGGCGATTTTGGAATATCTGGATGAAACCCATCCCACCCCTGCCCTGCTGCCAAGCGATGCCTTGGGCCGTGCAGAAGTGCGCTCCCTTGCCCAAGTGATTGCCAGTGACATTCACCCAGTGAACAACCTGCGCATTCTTAAATATCTGGCAGGTGAATTGGGTGTGGCCGATGAACAGAAAATGACCTGGTATCGTCACTGGATCACCAAAGGCTTTGAAGCCTTAGAAGCCCGCCTTGGCAATACAGGCTTTTGTTATGGGGACAGCCCGACACTGGCCGATATCTGCCTGATCCCGCAAGTTTACAATGCCCACCGTTTCAATGTGGACATGACGCCTTTCCCGAAAATTTCAGCCATTAACGAGAACTGCCTGAAGATTGAGGCTTTTGACAAAGCTGTACCGGAAAACCAACCGGATGCAGAATAGTTAAGTCGTCCTCGCGTATGCGGGGACCTCTCTCCTCATGGAAAAAGACCCCCGATCAAGTCGGGGATGACTTTTAACCCTTTGTCTCAAACAAAGGCTTCACATCGCCACTGGGCATACGCGCGCGGTTTTCTTCAACTTCGCGCAAAGGGATGGCTGGCTTCATGGTCTTAAGCGAACGCACGGCTAAATCCTGATATTCCTTCGTTCCTGCGCGTTTCCAGGCAAATTCTTCATCTGAAACTTCACGCATCAGCTTGGCCGGCACTCCACCGATGAGGGAACGTTTTTCAAATTTCAGGCCCGCACGTACAAAGGCAGAGGCAGCAACAATACATTGCGGGCCGATTTCCGCCCCATCCATAATCACCGCATTCATGCCCACAAGGGCATCTTCGCCGACTACACAGCCGTGCAACACAGCCCCATGGCCGATATGGCCATTTTTCTTCACAATCGTATCCGTGCCGGGGAAACCATGCATGACACAGGTATCCTGAATATTGGCCCCTTCTTCCAAAATCAAACGGCCAAAATCCCCGCGCAAACAACAGGCCGGCCCCACATAAACGCCGGGACCGACAATCACATCACCAATTAAAACCGCATCCGGATGAACAAAGGCTGTTTCATCAATGACCGGAATAATACCATCAAGTTCATAGACTTTAGGGGACATGGACATAAGCTTTTCCCTTATAAAATAAAAGCGAGCCCCTACTTTATGCAGGAGCCCGCTTTACATGAGAAGTAAATAATTGTTAACGGCGGCTTTGAACCACGCGGAAACGACCTGATACAAAGTTCCCATCTGTCAGGGCCGCATTCGCTGCCGGGTTCGCCCCTGTGGCGTGGAAATCAGAAAAGGCCGCGGACTGATTGACAAACACACCGCCTGTCAGGTTGATGGACAGATTGACACCGACTTCAAGAGCTGCGTCTTCCACAGCTTCAATCACATCATCATTCTTGGAATAAAGCCCCAAGGTAATCGCACCATTTTCAGAAATGGTCTGGCTCATTTTCGCAATACTGTCTTCTGTGCTGTCTGTTGCGATTACAAAGACAATCGGGCCGAACAATTCTTCTGAATATTTTTCCACATCAGCCCCATCAACCTTAATAATCACCGGTGTATGACACTGCACCCCTTTAAACATTGGGTGGTCAATCTGGGTCGTATCCAGCACCACATCACCAAGCTTTTTAGCCTCTTCCATACGATCCAGAATAGACTTGTTCTGAATGGAACCGAGCACTTCCACCGCACGTTCCGGCACAGAGAGGAATTTTTCAACGCCTGTAGCAATGGCTTTTGCCACATCATCAAAGCTCATTTTCTCGCCATTTACGTCAATACCATCACGCGGGATAAAGACGTTTTGCGGTGTGGTACACATCTGACCCGAATAAAGGCTGAACGTGAAGGACAGGTTGCGTGAAATCCCTTTGATGTCATCAAAATCATCAATCACAATGGCATTCACGCCCGCTTTTTCCGTATAGACTTGGGCCTGCTTGCAGTTGTCTTCCAACCAGTTCCCAAATTCGCTAGACCCCGTAAAGTCGATGATCTTCGTATCTTTATGCGTGGCAAATTCCTTGGTGATCGGTGCATCCAGCGTATCAACCGCCAAACACACCAAATTCGGATCAATACCCGCCTCACTCAACACATCGCGGATGATCTCAACCGTAATGGCCAGTGGTAAAACAGCGCGTGGGTGCGGCTTCACAATCACACCGTTGCCTGTGATCAAGGAGGCAAAAATACCCGGATAGCCATTCCATGTGGGGAAAGTCGCACAACCGACCATCAAGGAAACACCACGACCAACAGCCGTATATTTCTTTTTCATTTCCAGCGGGTCATGCTTGCCTTGCGGCTTCACCCAATCAGCTGTTTCAGGATGACGCATCAATTCGTCATAACCATAGGCAACCGCTTCAAGCCCACGATCTTGTGCATGTGCCCCACCGGCCTGAAACGCCATCATGAAAGCCTGCCCCGTGGTATGCATCACTGAAAAAGCGATCTCGAAACTTTTGGCATTCAGTCGTTCCAGAATTTCCATACAAACGCCCGCACGACCCTTGGGGCCAAGCTTGCGCCATTCTTTTGTCGCCGCCTTGGACGCGGCCATCATGGCATCTACATCAGGGGCCGGATATTGAACGTTCAGCTCCACCCCAAACGGGCCTTCTTCTGCGCCTAATGTGCCGCCGGATGTGGGCTGATCAATTTCAAAGGTTTTGCCCAAATGAGCCTGAAATGCCTTGATCCCATCGTCTTGTGCCGTTTCACCATAGACACGCGGGCTTGGCATTTCTTTATAACCGGACCAATAGCCACGAGTGCGCGCAGCTTCACAAGCTTGTTCCAGTTTCTCTTTATGTTTTTCAAAAAGCTCCAGGCTCATTTTTCTTTCCCTTGTTTTTTATTGTCGTCATCCCGCACTTGATGCGGGATCTCTGTAAATTTTAAGCAGATCCCCGATCAAGTCGGGGATGACGTTAATATCAAAGCAGCTCAAGCCACTCTTTAACCCAGTCAATTGCCTCTTCATCCGGCAGGGGCTGTGTACAGGCATCTACCTCAAGGCGTTCGCCCACACGTTTTGCCCCACAGGCTGTGAAAACCGCATCCATATCCTTGCCTGCCTGACAGAACGTATCTGAATAAGTCTGATCCCCCAGCGCAATAATGCCATAGCGAACCTCAGAAAGGTCCGGCGTATCTTCCTTCATCACATCATGAAGCGGAATGATATTGTCGGGCAATTCACCCAGTCCATGGGTGGAACAACTGATGATAATGGTGTCATGGCCGTCCAACACATCAAGACCATCGTCAAATTCTTCGATAATCTCTACCTCATGGTCCAGACGGGACAATTCGTCGTTTAGCGCCTCGGCAACCATTTGGGCGTTGCCCGATTCTGTTCCTACGAATATGGCGATGCTTGTCATGACTTACACTCGTTCTTCTTGGTTTAACCCTGTGCAATCCCTAGATAAATCAGAACTATTTCAAATCTAGAAAGGGACCTTTGCATTTCTTTTAACATTATTGTTTGAATGTTTCTAATTTTTTTGATACTAAATTTATAGAAAGTTGTCTAGTTTTGTATCACATTTTATTTTATGATATCAAAACAAGATGAAATTAACAACGCAGCCCATGCGAAAGGGGAGAGGATATAATGTCTAAAAATGAAGATGCCTTGCTTGCACGCATCCAAAACAACGAAAAGCTGACAGCAAAAGATGAACTATCGTCTGGATATAAAGGTGAATTACGCCGTCTGATGGTGACTTTTGTTGATTCTGAACTCGCAGGGGCCGCAGGTTTTGTCGATATCATCAACAAAGCACCCGGCATTCGTGAGCGTCGCGCAGCTGCCCGAATCGTTTCAGAAAAATTCGAACATGCCCATCGTATCCTCGAAATGCTGGAAGATTTCGGTGTCAATACAGACCTTTATGTTCAGTCCCACCCATGGGATGCACGCCTGTCACGTACCCTTGATCTGGGCAACCGCCGCATCAGTGGCGACAAACGCCTCAATGTCCTGCATTACCCATATGAAGGTTGGCTCGATTCGGTTGTCATGAACATGTTGATGGGTCTGGCGTCCTCTATTCAGCTGGAAGAAATTTCCCATTGCTCCTACGCCCCACTGGCCGCAGCCATGGGTGAAATCGCCGCTGTAGAGGCCGAACATGCCGAACTGGGACGCAAGGGTTTAGCCAAAGCCATTGAAAATGGCTATAGCTTGGAAGCCGCTCAAGCCAGCGTAGATTACTGGTACAGCCGCGTTGCTGCCACATTTGGTAAAAGCGATTCCCAACATTTTGACCAAGGGAAAGCCTATGGCCTGCGTCGCACGCCCAATGCGGACCTGTTGGCAAAATGGGAAAGCCGCATTGCCGAACAGCTCGCCCGTATCGGCCTGGAAGCACGCGACTAACCAAACTTATCATTTTCATACGATACTATAACTTTTGTGTATCATATTAAAATAACAGGAGCCCAAAGTGGCCGAACGCCTTCCCCCCTATCTGGATGGCTGTGAGGATGTGTTGACATCACTGGATGATGCCCACGTCCTCACCATCCGCATCAATCGCCCCAAGGCACGCAACGCCTTGCGCACCCAGCTGTTAAAAGAACTTTCTGAGGTCTTGGGCAAAGCCACCCATGATGATGCCGTGCGTGCTGTTGTGCTTACAGGCGGTGACAAAGTCTTTGCCGCCGGGGCTGACATTACGGAAATGGCTGATAAAACGCCTGTGGATGTGATGAATGATCCGCGTGCGGCTTATTGGCTCGCCATTCGTAATTTTCCCAAACCCATGATCGGAGCGGTTAATGGCTTCTGTTTGGGTGGGGGCAATGAACTCGCCATGCATTGCGATGTGTTGATTGCGGGCACATCCGCCCAATTCGGCCAGCCGGAAATCAACCTTGGTATCATCCCCGGTGCAGGGGGAACACAGCGCCTCACCCAGATGATCGGAAAATCCAAGGCGATGAAGCTCGTCTTATCCGGTCAGTTTATGTCCGCAAATGAAGCTGAACGCGCCGGACTGGTTGGCGAAGTGTGTGAACCCGAACTGACCATTGAAAAGGCCACAGCCCTTGCCAAGTTAATTGCAAGCAAGCCCCCGGTGGCCGCACGTTTGGCAAAAGAATCCGTACTTAAGGCAAGTGATGCCATGCTGCATGAAGGCATGGCGTTTGAGCGTCGTTCTTTCACCACGCTCTTTGCCACCGAAGATAAACAGGAAGGCGTCAGCGCCTTCATGGAAAAAAGAAAACCTACGTTTAAAGGACGTTAAAACCATGAGTTTCGAAACCATTCTTTTTGAAAAGAAAGACGGCTACGCCAAAATCACCCTCAACCGCCCGGATGTGCTCAACAGCTTTAATGAAGTCATGCATATGGAATTGCGCGATGCGTTGAAAAGCTGCCAAAAAGATGAAGAGGTGCGCGCCATTTTGCTAACAGCCGCAGGTCGTGGTTTCTGTGCGGGCCAAGATTTGGGGGACCGTGCCGTAACAGGGGATGAAGGCCCGCGTGACCTTTCCCAAACCATTGAGAAATTCTACAACCCGCTGGTGCGCCTGATCCAGTCTATTGAAAAGCCTGTTGTCTGTGCCGTCAATGGTGTGGCCGCAGGCGCAGGTGCCAATATCGCCCTTGCCTGTGACATTGTTTATGCTGCCCAAAGTGCCAGCTTCATTCAGGCATTTTGTAAAATCGGTCTGGTACCAGATAGTGGCGGCACATGGTCCTTGCCGAACCTAGTTGGGATGGCGCGGGCTAAAGCCCTTGCCATGCTCGGAGATAAAGTATCTGCCACACAAGCCGAAGAATGGGGCATGATCTGGAAATGTGTCGATAATGACGCCCTGATGGAAACAACCGAAGAATTGTGCGCACAACTCGCCCAAGCCCCGACATTCGGTCTTGGCCTGATCAAACGTGCCATGAATGCAGCACCAACAAATACCATGGATCAGCAGCTTGATCTGGAACGAGACCTTCAAAAAATGGCAGGTTTCAGCGATGATTACAAAGAAGGTGTGAATGCCTTCTTGGAAAAACGCAAACCGAACTTTACAGGAAAATAAAATGGCTGCCCTTTCTTCTTCAGATACAGTCGCCGTTATCGGTGCCGGAACCATGGGGGCCGGCATCGCACAGGTCGCGGCCAAGGCCGGTCACCCGGTTCTTCTTTTTGATGCCATGATGGGTGCTGCCCAGGTTGGTAAGGATAAAACCGCCAAGGGCCTGTCCAGACTTGTTGAAAAAGGCAAGATGACCCAAGACGATGTGGATGCGCTTTTGGATCGCATCAGTGTCGTGGAAAAACTGGAAGACCTTGCCCCGGCCAAACTGGTGATCGAAGCCATTGTTGAAAACATCGACATCAAACAAGACGTCTTTGGCAAACTGGAAGAGATTTGTTCTGAA
This sequence is a window from Terasakiella sp. SH-1. Protein-coding genes within it:
- a CDS encoding molybdopterin-binding protein, whose product is MVDKVTACIVIIGNEILSGRTQDSNLNFLATELNKLGIQVGEARVIPDIETVIIDTINYARNTYDYVFTTGGIGPTHDDITSACVAKALGYDFARNPEAVAMLESHYKPEDLNEARLRMADTPVGAILIENPISKAPGFQIENVFVLAGVPRIAQALFDNLKNRLTGGITVLSKTVSTDLGEGIIADPLASLQEKFPHIDMGSYPYFKDGRLGVSMVLRHHDETSLQECEQALKEMVETLGGNIIFSL
- the bluB gene encoding 5,6-dimethylbenzimidazole synthase yields the protein MPTPPVFDLQFQQQLDALFRWRRDVRHFKTDPLPSGLLDNLLETATLAPSVGNSQPWRFVVVEDQNCRKAIRDNFEACNQEALKDYDGQKAETYASLKLSGLDRAPAQVAVFCDSHTTVGQGLGQKTMPETLKYSVVSSIQTLWLSARAQGVGIGWVSIIEPDMIKEILDIQQDSWDLVAYLCIGYPEEEHDVPELVRFGWQDRLPFDQTVLRR
- a CDS encoding EAL domain-containing protein — its product is MSSNANDTHVLIVDDDPVIRRVVSAFLAKKKYQVSSCKNAEEAFEYLEHQPVDLIVLDQVMDPGMTGLEMLKTLRCNDNLVAVVMLTGADDRQVIIDAMQAGAQDFLLKNSGIDFWLKLEQSVLRALHVAQLEQKVAENHKAMAEQAKFLQTIIDTVPTPIYYKDEELRFLGCNTAMADFLERPIEDILGKSIDVFYPDEIAQDLQKHNATLLKEGGEELVEMSLPRSDGDHHVLSHKARYTGADGKSGIVGAVVDISERKLYENELRLAQTVFDTTSEAIVVTDTQNRIQAVNPSFTRVTGYSEEEVLGRDPGFLSSGRQDQEFYHTMWLQLSERGRWQGEIWNRRKNGDLYAEWLSISSVHDEQGDICQYVAVFSDITKRKKAEELIKHQANYDGLTSLPNRNLFLDRLSRAMMRAKRNGTQVALMFLDLDRFKSVNDTLGHNVGDALLMDASKRLLGCVRETDTVSRLGGDEFTVIIPDIKHSYDIEKVANKILAEMSQTFSVLDHDIFLTASVGITVYPDDGVALEALMRNADTAMYQAKEAGRNSFRFYTPEMNKIAHEAMVLERELRQAIDKKEFVVHYQPVVDVKSGDVISCEALARWNHPARGLVGPGYFISIAEETGLIDEIGAQVLEQVCQQIHDWQSVEELKDIRVAVNLSPHQLRNQNLVEKLQGVMQAYGVRPKQLSLEITETLVMQDPDGAALLLENIRDLGVQIYLDDFGTGYSSLNYLKRFSFDVLKIDRAFIMDVDRDEGDAALVEAIIVMAHKLGIKVVAEGVESPQQRKFVMEQECDMIQGYYYSKPLAPEEFEAYCRK
- a CDS encoding MarR family transcriptional regulator, with translation MLLRDEEDEVQRDLILEQYLPYRMAVIAHLMSQGFSKRYSKEYDMTIGEWRVMANLGHYEPQSGHEIGAHSHLDKVQVSRAVARLEKKGWIQREGDTVDRRRNLLKLTPVGKEVFARLGKLALDFEDDVSASLSTEEYAALDRILRKLSKRAESLV
- a CDS encoding fumarylacetoacetate hydrolase family protein produces the protein MKLATLKDGSRDGQLVVVSKDLTSYVSAASIAANLQTALDNWAETSVKLQALSDELNNAQATNAQEFDQSQCMPPLPRSYQWADGSAYVNHVELVRKARGAELPDSFWTDPLMYQGGSDDFIGPREDIPLASDEWGVDFEAEIAVITDDVPMSSTPEDCKNHIKLLMLVNDCSLRGLIPGELAKGFGFFQSKPASAFSPVCITPDELGDAWDGEKVNLPLLSTLNGDAFGKPEAGVDMTFTFPKLVSHICKTRNVGAGSIIGSGTVSNKMNGGPGKPVSEGGVGYSCIAEIRMIETIENGEPSTPFMKFGDTIKIEMNDKNGQSIFGTIEQTMVKN
- the maiA gene encoding maleylacetoacetate isomerase codes for the protein MKLYDYWRSSASYRLRIALNLKNIPYEHICVHLVKGGGQQHSADYKAKNPQGFVPALELEDGTILTQSMAILEYLDETHPTPALLPSDALGRAEVRSLAQVIASDIHPVNNLRILKYLAGELGVADEQKMTWYRHWITKGFEALEARLGNTGFCYGDSPTLADICLIPQVYNAHRFNVDMTPFPKISAINENCLKIEAFDKAVPENQPDAE
- a CDS encoding phenylacetic acid degradation protein PaaY encodes the protein MSMSPKVYELDGIIPVIDETAFVHPDAVLIGDVIVGPGVYVGPACCLRGDFGRLILEEGANIQDTCVMHGFPGTDTIVKKNGHIGHGAVLHGCVVGEDALVGMNAVIMDGAEIGPQCIVAASAFVRAGLKFEKRSLIGGVPAKLMREVSDEEFAWKRAGTKEYQDLAVRSLKTMKPAIPLREVEENRARMPSGDVKPLFETKG